A genomic region of Spea bombifrons isolate aSpeBom1 chromosome 9, aSpeBom1.2.pri, whole genome shotgun sequence contains the following coding sequences:
- the LOC128504378 gene encoding toll-like receptor 2, with translation METPEDAPETTVPEPPSCDVSVHSTQHVTATDMFHPAGTSLSLLLVAIALVEGTCVVDQEGKVANCKGLQLHRVPLTLPRDVEVLDLSYNRLRNIRTGDFYAYAKLRSLDLSFNNISTIDNDSFASNVHLRNLSLFNNTLSEMPSLLLEPLKYLEVLDMSNNFYTYATLGNVFKNLVNLKDLSIGGPLIPTILKGDFAPIKDIALNRFALKTKSSLEGYEVGAFSAVNTSVLWFDMALDNHAQALPLILKDLAGKSFNTIRFRNLFEFTYYMEGADIFSGLAHVHTHELVFFRGKFNEYLLRLVLGNVQMSSIRNLLLLSIDFARSPNSNWTDARIEDLSLNNLVIKDVTNPDILRFDWTFTWFSKIVNLHIINVNFNFVPCDAWGQMGNVEALNISENRLLGTYLYNPRCNYKMLPRITTFNASNNLLDSLNTVSLLTASWIKLSVVDLSFNRIGGLREVCTWTPTITSMSLKGNLLQVNVFLCLPLTLQYLDMSNSHLDRLDMTYFNRALDLRELILSNNKIKFIPSGWKSPNLRVLALEGNSFGVIDKGSFQHLYRLEHLSAGNNPYHCTCDLHAFIRETLSDSNLSLIDWPHGYYCYHPEYLLDTKVEHYSPSQLQCDVRLVVAISVSVTAVLVIICMLLCWKFDVPWYLRATCHIIQSKYRSRKNGDSKDYNYHAFISYSCSDADWVRGVLLPRLEGSTPPYSVCIHERDFLPGKWIIDNIIENIENSRKVIFVLSRSFVNSEWCNYELYFAHQRAIGHAFDDVILVVKEDIRLEDLPKKFYRLRKMLNTKTYLEWPPEQNRQQFFWVQLKTILGQANPVSVGQDGLSVVNETTVDVQPEPSAASTSSGSTKIFPGG, from the exons ATGGAGACCCCCGAGGACGCCCCAGAGACCACCGTTCCAGAGCCCCCTTCATGTGACGTCTCCGTCCATTCAACAC agcatGTGACGGCCACAGATATGTTTCACCCCGCTGGGACCTCGCTCTCTCTCTTGCTGGTGGCCATCGCTCTCGTAGAAGGCACGTGCGTCGTTGACCAGGAAGGGAAAGTCGCCAACTGCAAGGGGCTGCAGCTTCACCGAGTTCCGCTGACTCTCCCTCGTGACGTGGAGGTGCTGGATCTCTCGTACAACAGGCTCAGGAACATACGAACGGGAGACTTCTACGCCTACGCCAAGCTACGCTCATTGGACTTGAGCTTCAACAACATCTCGACGATAGACAATGATTCGTTCGCCTCGAACGTGCATCTCAGGAACCTGAGTCTGTTTAATAACACCCTCTCGGAGATGCCTTCTCTGCTTCTAGAACCTCTGAAGTACTTGGAGGTCCTCGATATGTCGAATAACTTCTACACCTATGCCACCCTCGGGAATGTGTTCAAGAACTTGGTGAACCTAAAGGACTTGTCCATCGGCGGCCCACTGATCCCGACAATCTTGAAAGGTGACTTTGCTCCTATAAAGGATATAGCTCTGAATCGCTTTGCCCTGAAGACCAAGTCCAGCTTAGAAGGTTATGAAGTCGGAGCGTTCTCCGCCGTGAATACGAGCGTTCTCTGGTTCGACATGGCTCTGGATAACCACGCACAGGCTCTGCCGCTCATCCTGAAAGACCTGGCCGGGAAGTCCTTCAACACCATCCGTTTCCGCAATTTGTTTGAGTTCACTTATTACATGGAAGGCGCGGATATATTCTCCGGCCTGGCGCACGTCCATACCCATGAGCTGGTGTTTTTTCGAGGGAAATTCAACGAGTACCTCCTTCGACTGGTCTTGGGGAACGTTCAGATGTCTTCAATCAGAAACCTCCTGCTGCTGTCCATCGACTTCGCCCGTTCTCCAAACTCCAACTGGACCGATGCGCGAATCGAGGATCTGTCGCTGAACAACTTGGTCATAAAGGATGTTACCAACCCGGATATTTTACGATTCGATTGGACGTTTACCTGGTTCAGCAAAATCGTTAATTTGCACATCATCAACGTTAACTTCAATTTTGTCCCTTGTGACGCTTGGGGCCAAATGGGAAACGTAGAGGCCCTGAACATATCCGAAAACCGTCTCCTCGGAACGTATCTCTACAACCCACGGtgcaattataaaatgttacCCCGAATCACCACTTTTAACGCCAGTAACAATCTTTTGGACAGCCTCAACACCGTCTCTCTCTTGACGGCCAGCTGGATAAAGCTTTCCGTCGTTGACCTTAGTTTTAACAGAATCGGAGGCCTTCGTGAGGTTTGCACATGGACGCCGACAATAACCTCTATGAGTTTGAAGGGCAACCTACTGCAGGTAAACGTCTTCCTATGCTTGCCTTTAACTCTACAATATCTGGACATGTCGAATTCCCACCTGGATCGACTAGACATGACTTACTTCAACCGGGCCCTGGACCTGCGGGAACTTATTCTCAGTAACAACAAAATCAAATTCATACCCTCTGGTTGGAAAAGCCCAAACCTCCGAGTCTTGGCTCTTGAAGGCAACTCTTTTGGCGTCATCGACAAAGGGTCTTTCCAGCATTTGTACCGGTTAGAACACTTGAGTGCAGGAAACAATCCTTACCATTGCACCTGTGATCTGCATGCCTTCATCAGGGAGACGCTCTCGGATAGCAATTTATCGCTTATCGATTGGCCACATGGCTACTACTGCTACCACCCAGAGTACCTCCTGGACACAAAGGTTGAGCACTACAGCCCTAGCCAACTACAGTGTGATGTGAGGTTGGTGGTGGCCATATCTGTCTCGGTGACGGCCGTGCTGGTCATCATCTGCATGTTGTTGTGCTGGAAGTTTGATGTTCCCTGGTACCTGAGGGCCACGTGTCACATTATTCAGTCAAAATACCGCTCTAGAAAAAATGGCGACAGCAAAGACTACAACTACCATGCTTTCATCTCCTACAGCTGTTCTGACGCAGACTGGGTTAGGGGGGTGCTGCTTCCACGGTTGGAGGGCTCCACTCCACCCTACAGCGTGTGCATACACGAAAGGGACTTCCTACCCGGGAAATGGATCATAGACAACATCATCGAGAACATTGAGAACAGCCGCAAGGTCATCTTTGTGTTGTCTCGCAGCTTTGTCAACAGCGAGTGGTGCAACTACGAGCTGTACTTTGCCCACCAGAGAGCCATCGGCCACGCGTTCGACGATGTCATCCTGGTGGTCAAGGAGGACATCCGCTTGGAGGATCTGCCCAAAAAGTTCTACAGGCTACGGAAAATGCTAAACACCAAAACCTATCTGGAATGGCCTCCTGAGCAGAACCGGCAGCAGTTCTTTTGGGTCCAGCTGAAGACTATTCTAGGTCAAGCAAACCCCGTTTCTGTAGGACAGGACGGTCTTTCCGTGGTCAACGAAACCACGGTGGACGTTCAGCCAGAGCCCTCCGCTGCTTCTACCTCATCAGGCAGCACCAAAATATTTCCTGGTGGGTGA